The window GGCTGGCTGCATTGGCTCGGCTCGTCTTTTGTTATTGCGCAAGGCGCGACGGGCCGGGAATGTAGCTAGATTACATTTACTGTCAATCGAGCCAACGCAATCCGCATGGCCCGTTCACCTCGATCTCCTGAAGATGCAGCTAGTGAGTCGCGAACAGAAGCGCTTTCGCGCCATCATGGGAATCAATTTATCGCATTGGATTTATTGATAATTACTGCAAGTCATCGCGACGATCGGCCGCGCCCGCCGCCATGCCATACCTGCTTAAATCCAGAATGTAGCAAAATTACCAAATAGCGGACTTCAGTCGCCGATCGGCTGGCCTTCGGTGCTGCCATGCAGGGCGATCAGGGTTGCCCGCGCCCGCCAGAGCTTCTTCGAGACGAGCTTCATGCGACGCGCTCCCAGCAGCGTCGCCATGCAGTCGAGCAGGAAGAGCTGCCCGTAGCGGCCGCGATTGGGCATGTAGAAGAACTTCTCCTCGTCGAAGGCCTGCAGCGGCACCAGCACACTGGCGAGCGCGGCGAGCGGGCTCGGCGGATGGGTGACGGCGATGACCCCCGCGCCCTGGCTGCGGGCGATCTCGGCGCTGTCGAGCAGCGAGCGCGGCTTGCCGGTGACCGAGAAGATCAGGAGGACGTCGTCCGGACCGCAGGTCGCGGCCATGACGCGCTGCTGATAGGGGTCGGCCGTCGAGGACGCCGCGACATCGAGACGGAAGAGCCGGTTCTCGGCTTCGGTCGCGACATTGGCCGAACTGCCGCCGACGCCGAAGCAGAACACCCGGCGCGCCTTGTCGAGCACGTCGACGGCGTCCTCGATCGCCTTCGGATCATGCTGGTTGAAGGCCATCGCCAGCGCCTGGATCGTGGCGTTGTAGACGTGCTCGGCGACCTCGTTGCCGGTGTCGGCCGGCTGCTGGCGCTCGGCGGCGAGATACATTCGGCCGATCGCATATTCCTGCGCGAGGCGAATCTTGAAGTCGGTGAAGCCATCGCAGCCCATGCGGCGGGCGAAGCGCACCACGGTCGGCTCGCTGACCTGCGCCTGCGTGGAGAGGTCCCTGGTGCTGATGCGCGTCGCGCCATCGATATCCGCCAGGATGATCTCGGCGACGCTGCGCTCGGCCCGGTTCATCTCGGGCGCCTCATGCCGCATGCGATCGATCAGGCTGGTCACGTGGCGCATCGTCCTGTTCCCGGCGCTCGTGCTGCGGCACCGCGAATGTCTTGGCATGCGATGGCGGATTTGGCCAAGCGGGCGCTCTAGGCCGCGACGTTCAGAGGCACTCGGTCAATTCGCCGTTGCTGACCTTGTGCGTATGGCAGGTCACGGGAAGTCCCTCCTCGCGGGCGCAGGCAGAAGCCGCCAGAGCCAAAAGTAGGGAAGCGACGATGAGACTGCAGGACCGGAAGGACATGCGAGTATCCGTCGGGATTTTATGGAGAGTTTCAGCGCCCATCTGAAACCAAAGAAGAAAATGGTCGGAGCGAGAGGATTCGAACCTCCGACCCCTTGTCCCCCAGACAAGTGCGCTAACCGGGCTGCGCTACGCTCCGACGCGACGGCTTATAGAGGGCCGGCCGCCGCGATGCAACGCGTCAATCGCCGGGTCGCGCTGCTCGATTCACAGCTGTCGATCATCATGTGAGGGCGGCGCGACCTCGGCCGGCGTGATGCCCCGTCGGCCCGAGCGGCGGACGAGCGTGCGGATGAGGCCGGCAAGCACGATCACCAGCGGCAGGGCCAGCGCCGCATTGTTCTCGAAGGCGAGCCAGAGCGAGGCTGCCAGCGTCGCGACGATCCCGAGGATCAGGAGGATGTTGGTCATGCCTGCCTCCGTCCGGCTACGGAGCGCCTGGCGGCGAGGCGAAGCCCCGCGCCACGGCCAATCCACTAGTCAGCCGGCCAACGATATCCGGACTTTCCGGACGAAACGTCGAACCGTCAAGCGAAGGTCGACCCAAGACGCCGGCTTGGGCGCTGAAGTCGCTTGACTGTCGGGTGCGAGCTGCTCCGCGCGCGACGCTCACCTCGCGAGCGAGGCGGACACAAGTCTGTACCGGTAGCTGCAGGTAACGGCGGAGATTCGACTGAGGTTGAAGCCGCGTCGAAGGGATCGACGAGATATGCGAGAGTCCGTGCACCGATACGCGCCTGTGCGCTGGCATATTCGGCTGCCTGATCGCGCACCCTGTCGGCGATCACCTCGAAAAACTGGAAGATCATGGCGTTGTTCTCCGTGCCGCATCGCGGCTCCGCAAGGACAACGCGCGAAGATGGCATAGGTGCCGCTGGAGGGCGACGGCCGAGGCGTTTCACGGCATGGTGAGGCGCCCGAAGCCAAGGAACGGCACCATGATCCGCCCTGCCCTGCTCGCTCTGTTCGGCCTTCTTTGCCATGGCGGCGACGCCAGGGCCTCGCTGTTCTGCCTTGTTCCCGAAACGGCCGACGGCTTCGTCGCGCTCCGCGCCGCGCCTGGCGCACAGGGCCGGCTGATCCTGCGCATGAAGCCCGGCGACGAGGTCCAGATCGTCGAAGGCGGGCGCGGCGGCTGGAGCAAGGTCAGGCATTGGCCCGGCGATGCCAGGTTGGCGAAGGGCTATGACAGCTTCACCGAAGGCCATGTCGCGCGCCGTTTCCTCAGGGATTGCGGCTGAACCGCAGGTTGGGACGCCCAAGTGAGTTCCGGCCCATGAAACGCCGTCGGTGACTTTGCCGACGCAGGCGGAATCGGCTTCAGTGGGCCGACAACGGAGAGCGCCCCCCATGACCACGCCCTGCATCATCACGGTGGCGATCACCGGCTCGCTGCCGAGCAAGCGCGACAATCCGGCGGTGCCGATCACGATCGCCGAGCAGGTCGAATCGACACAGGAAGCCTTCGAGGCCGGGGCGAGCCTGGCGCATTGCCATGTCCGCAGCGACGAGGGCACGCCGACCTCCGATCCCGAGCGCTTCGGGCGGCTGCTCGAAGGCCTGCGCAAGCACTGCCCCGGCATGATCGTGCAATTCTCGACCGGCGGACGCTCCGGCGCCGGTCGCGAGCGCGGTGGCATGATCCCGCTCAAGCCCGACATGGCCTCGCTCTCGACCGGCTCCTGCAATTTCCCGACGCGGGTCTACGAGAACAGTCCGGAGCTGGTCGACTGGCTCGCAGCCGAGATGAAGGCCCATGGCGTCAAGCCCGAGATCGAGGCCTTCGACCTGTCGATGATCTTCAAGGCGGTCGAGATGGGTATCGCGGGCGCGATCGAGGGGCCGCTGCACGTGCAGTTCGTGATGGGCGTGAAGAACGCCATGCCGGTCGATCGCGCCGTCTTCGAGTTCTATATCGCGACGCTGAAGCGCCTCGTCCCCGATGCGACCTGGACCGGGGCCGGCATCGGCCGCGACCAGATCACGCTGAACCGCTGGTCGCTCGAGCTCGGTGGCCATTGCCGCACCGGGCTGGAGGACAATGTCCGGCTCGACCGCGACAGGCTGGCGCCGTCGAACGCCGCACTGGTCGAGCGCATCGTCGCGCTCTGCCCCGATTATGGCCGCCGGCCGGCGACGGCGGCGGAGGCGCGCGCCCTGCTGAAGCTGCCTCCGGCGGCATGAGGAAGCGCTCGCAAGAGTAAGATTTGATTAACGCATTCTGTTCAAATGCGGTTCACAGGGTGAAGGTTATCTTCATGATACTGGCACCGATTCGTGGAGGCCCCGTCATGACCCTGGACTGGCGTAACAGCCTGATGCTCGGCTTCATCGCGGCCGTGTTCGTCGCCTGCCTGTTCGGCCCCTATATGATCTCGGTGATGCTCGGCGGGCTCGGCCTGACGTGCTATCTCTCGAAGCACATCAGGCCTGGAGCCTAAGGTCTCCTCAGGCTGCGAGCGCCGGGCGCTGCGCGAACCAATTCCGCACAAGCCCCAGATCCGCCTGCGACAGGCCATGACCGGTCGGCAGGCTGCGATGCTCGACCGCAGCCCCTGCCTCGCCGAGCGTGGTCGCCAGCCGCGCCGCATTCTCCTCCGGAATGATCGGATCGAAACTGCCGGAGACGATCAGCACGGACTTAGCCGTCAGTGCCGCCACCGGCGGCTTGACGAAAGGCGACATCGCCCGCAGCAGCACCGCCCCTGAGAGCACCTCCGGCCTCAGCAGCAGCATCGCGGCGGCGATGTTGGCGCCGTTGGAGAAGCCGAGCGCGATCGGCGCGGGCAGCCCATATTCCGCCCGCGCCTGCTCGACGAAATCGGCGAGCTCATGGGTGCGCCGGCGCAGATCGTCCTCGTCGAAGATGCCCTCGGCCAGTCGGCGGAAGAAACGCGGCATGCCGGCCTCGAGCGTCAGGCCGCGTGGCGAGAGCAGCGCCGCGCCCGGCGCGACGGTGTGCCCGAGCGGCAGCAGATCGTTCTCGTCGCCTCCGGTGCCGTGCAACAGCAGGAGCGGCGGCAGGCCTGGCGCGGTCGCCGGCTCGAAGCGATGGATGAAGGTTTCGGGAGTGCTCATGGCACGACCTCCTTTCGTAATCTTGGTCCGTAGGGACGCTCCGCCCGGAGGCGGAGCGCTTCTTGAGATTCAAGCCAGCGCGGGCAGCACGGCCTCGATCTCGGCGCGGCGCTTCTCGTACTGCGCCGGCAGCTTGAGCGTGCCGCCGAGACCGTCCGCCGGCTCGTCGATGGTGAAGCCGGGCGCATCGGTCGCGATCTCGAACAGCACGCCGCCGGGCTCGCGGAAGTAGACGGAGCGGAAATAGTCCCGATCCCTCTGCCCGGTGGTGCGCAACCCGAATGTCTCGGCGAGCTGCTTCACCATCCGCTCTTGCTCGGCGTCGTCGCCGGCGCGGAAAGCGATATGGTGCACCGAGCCGGCGCCCATCCTTGCCGGCAGGAAGCCGCCGGCTGCGCGCAGATCGACGATGCCGCCATGGGCCGCGCCTACGGCCCGCATCCGGACGGTGCTGTCCTCGCGGCCCGCTTCGACGAAGCCGAAGACGTCGCGCAGGATCGCTGCGGTGGTCTCCGTCTTGTCGAGCAGCAGGGTGACGCCGTGGAAGCCGCGGATCGCGACCTCGGCCGGCACTTCGCCATTGTCCCAGGCCGGCTCGCTCTCGCTGCCAGGCACCGCGACCAGCGCGAGCCGCGTGCCATCCGGGTCACGGAAGGCAAGCATAGTCTCACCGAAGCGCTTCCGGGGTGCGTCATGCGCGACACCGCTAGCAACGAAGCGATGCGCCCAGTAGCCGATCGCCGCCTCCGGGATACGGAAGCTGGTCGCCTCCGTCTCGCCGACGCCGAGTCGGCCGGGCGCGACATGCTCCCAGGGGAAGAAGGTCAGGATCGTGCCCGGATTGCCGTCGGCATCGCCGAAATAGAGGTGCCAGGTGGTCGGGTCATCGAAATTCACCGTCTTCTTGACCAGGCGCAGGCCGAGCACGCGGCTGTAGAAATCGAGATTGCGGCGCGCCGGGCCGGCGATGGCGGTGACGTGGTGGATGCCGTTGATCTGCATGATGTCGTCCTCCGGGCTGCAAGAGGCTGCCCTCGTTGACGGCAAGATGGGGCGGCGGGTTTAGAAAGTCAGTGGCCAATCATTGCTCTAATGCAATGTCGATCTGTCGATATACCAACTGGAATTGCGAATGAGCTGAGCGCAACTTCTGTCTCAATCCAACCCGGTCCTTCGGAGAAAGACCATGATCGATACCCGTTTCGCCCCCTATGGCGCCTTATCCCTGCGCGTCGCGCTCGGCGTCATGTTCATTGCCCACGCCTATCTGAAGCTCGTCATCTTCACTGTTCCCGGCTTTGCCGGCTTCCTCGGCCAGATCGGCCTCCCCGGTTTCCTTGCCTGGCCGATCATCCTGGCGGAGACGCTCGGTGGTCTCGCCATCCTCACCGGCTTCTACGGTCGCTACGTCTCGCTCGCCTTGCTGCCGATCCTGCTCGGCGCGCTTAGCGTCCACGCCCCCAATGGCTGGCTGTTCACCGCCCCGAACGGCGGCTGGGAATATCCCGCCTTCCTCGCGATCGCTGCCCTTGCGCATGTGCTGATTGGCGATGGCGCGCTGGCGCTTCGCCCTGCCGCCTTCGGCGGCGCTTCCAAGCCTGCTCTCGCCTGATCGCCGACTACGCAAAAGAACGGGCGACAGGTTGCTGCAACCTGTCACCCGTACCATGTTCAGATGAGTTGATCCCGCCTGGAGCCGCCTGCTTGCCGAACGCCACCTCGCCGATCGCCTGGGACGACTTTCGGCTGATCCGTGCCATCGCCGAAGCGCGCAGCCTGCCAGCTGCCGCCGAGCTGATCGGCCTCAATCACTCCACCGTCTTCCGCCGGCTCGGCCAGATCGAAGCTTCTCTCGGCACGCGCCTGTTTGAGCGGCATCGCTCCGGCTATGTGCCGACACCCGCGGGCGAGGAGATGGCAGGCCTGGCCGAGCGGCTGGAGACCGACATCGCCGGCTTCACCCGCCGCCTCGCCGGCCGCGAGATCCTGCCGGCGGGCGAACTACGCGTCACCACCAACGACTCGCTGCTGGTCGAACTGCTGACGCCGCTCTTTGCCGCCTTCATGAAGCAATGCCCGGACATCCGGCTCGATGTGCTGCTCGGCAACCAAGCCCTGAACCTCAGCAAGCGCGACGCCGATGTCGCGATCCGCGCGACCGACAGTCCGCCGGAGAACCTGATCGGCCGGCGCGTCGCCCAGATCGGCTGGGCGCTCTACGGGCGCGCGACCGACTTTCCGGAGGGCACGCCCTCCGACCAGGCCGAGCTCGCACAGTTGCGCTGGATCTCGCTCGGCGACCAGTTCAGCAATTTCAAGGTGGTGCAATATCGGCAAAAGCACATCCCGGCCGACCGGACCATCTACAAGCTCAACACGGTGCTTGGCCTCGCCGAGGCTGTCGAGGCCGGCATCGGCATCGGCTTCCTGCCCTGCTTCATCGCCGACAAGCGCCCGGGCTTGAAACGGCTGGCGCCACCACAGACCGGCTACGCCGCCGATCTCTGGCTGCTCACCCATCCGGACTTGCGCCACTCGCCACGGGTGCGTCTCTTCCTCGACTTCATGGCGGCCGAACTCACGAAGCTGCGGCCCCTGATGGAGGGCGGCGCGACAAGCCGGGAGGACGCCGAGGCGCCCTCGCCGGCAGAGCTCTGAAGCAAGCCGGGTCAGGCCGCCTGACGGTTGATCCCGGATTCCGCCAGCTTGGTCAGCTTGCTGTCGGCGGCGTGCTCCTCGTCGAGGTTCTGCTGCAGCAGAGCGGCGCAATCCTCACGGCCGAGCTGCTTGGCCCAGGCGGTCAGCGTGCCGTAACGGGTGATCTCATAGTGCTCGACGGCCTGCGCCGCGGCAATGATCGCCGCATCCAGCACCTGCTTGTCCTCGACCTCGCCGGTCACCTCATCAGCCTCTTCGATAATCCCGTCGATCGCCGGGCAGTCGACGCCCTTGGCCTCGACGCCATGCTGCTGGAAGACCTGCTCGAGCCGGCGAATATGGCCTTCGGTCTCGCCAAGATGAGTCTGCAGCCCGCTGCGCAGCTGTGCATCCGTCGCTTTTTCGATCATCTTCGGCAGCGCCTTGATGATCTGCTTCTCGGCGTAATAGACGTCCTGGAGCTGATGCACGAAGAGATCGTCCATCGTCTTGATATCCTTGGAAAATAGGCCCATGCGGTCCTCCTGCTCGTACTGTCCGGATTGCTGACCGGCGCCGCCTTCGGGCGACACGCTTCCCTGTCGCTGCAACGTGTGCCGCTGCGATCTGTTCCGGAGCTTCAAAGGTGGATGCGGCTTGGGCCGGCCTGCGCTAGGCTCGCGCTATGGAACTGCTCATCCCCCTGCTCGCCGGCATGGCGCTGATCTGGCTGGTCGGCCGCCACGTCCCCTGGAACGCCAAGCTGATGACCATCGTCGTGACCCTGGCGGTCATCGTCGTGATCGTTCTGCTCGAGCGAAACGGCTTCTGGCCCGAGGCGTTCCGGCGGCAGTGAGCCGCCGCCGGCTGTGAGTCAGCGAACTGCTCTCAGGAGACGAGCTTGAGCCCGACGATGCCGGCGACGATCAACCCGACGCAGGCGAGGCGCAGCGCCGTCGCCGGCTCCCCGAACAGGACAATGCCGAGGATGGCGGTGCCGATCGTGCCGATCCCGGTCCAGATCGCATAGGCCGTGCCGAGCGGCAGGCTCTTCAGCGCGAGGCCAAGCAGGCCAAGGCTCACCACCATGCTGCCGACCGTCAGAACGGTCGGGATGAGGCGGGTGAAGCCGTGCGTGTATTTCAGCCCGATGGCCCAGCCGATTTCGAACAGACCGGCGAAGAAAAGATAAGTCCAGGCCATGGCGGCCCTCCTCATGAGAAGGGCGGGGTCGTCCACGCCTGTTAAAAAACGCGCGCTCAAGGCACCGCGGAGGTCGTCCTCGCGGCTGATCTAGCGATCCTTGACCGGCGGTTCAAGCGCCGGCAGCGCTCAGGCGTCCTCGGCTGCAGCCGTCGCCAAGGCGCCGTGCAGCAGGCGGCGGCATTCAGCCAGCTCAGAGAGCGTCGCCTTCAGGAAGGCGAGATCGTCGGCGGCGATCAGCGGCTGAGCCGAACGCGGCAGGGAGGAGAGCAGCGCCTTCGCAGCGAAGCCCGGCTCGGCGGCGGCCGCAGGATGATGGTGCTGCGCCGATGCCTGCGCCGGCATCGGCTCCGGGCGCGGCGGCGCGGCTTGCGCAGCAGAGTGGGCAGGGGGAGCGACGACGATCTCACCACCGCGGCCGATCGCCTGGACATGGCGCGGCCCCTGTTCCTTCAGGATGCGCTGCAGGCCCTTGATGGTGTAGCCCTCGCCGTAGAGCAGGCGGCGGATGCCCTTCAGCAGGGCGACGTCGTCGGGGCGGTAATAGCGCCGGCCGCCACCGCGCTTCAGCGGCTTGATCTGTGAGAAGCGCGTTTCCCAGAAACGCAGGACATGCTGGGGAATGTCGAGGTCGTCTGCGACCTCGCTGATGGTTCTGAATGCGTCTGGGCTCTTGTTATCCAATTCGGCCTCATATGCGCCGTCGTGGAACTCCAGAGTCACTCTTCCTCACCCACGCCATTCAGTCCGTTGATCCTCGCCTTCATCACGTTCGACGGCTTGAACACCATCACGCGACGCGGCTCGATCGGAACTTCGACGCCGGTTTTGGGATTACGCCCGATTCGCTCGCCTTTGTCGCGCACCACGAAGGACCCGAACGAGGACAATTTGACGTTTTCCCCACGCGCGACCGCGTCGCAGATCTCATCCAGCACCGTTTCGACGAGTTTGGACGATTCCGTCCGCGACAGGCCGATCTTCTGGTAGACGGCCTCGCACAGATCAGCCCGCGTAATCGTTTGCCCCGCCATCAATTCCTCCAAGGCGTTTCTTCAAACAGCGGCGTCCCTATCAACCTCGCCCCACCGGAGGCGGACGCTAGGCGGCGAGGCGATTGCGGTCAATCCTCGGCGCGCGCTCATAGGTTGAAAAACGCGGAAAATCCGCGCTGACGCCGCTAAGAAAATGTCATAAATCCAAAGCGCTTAGCTTAGCAGGCCGATCCGCCGCCGCTACCAGCGGATCAACGCCGACCCCCAGGTGAAGCCGCCACCCATCGCCTCGATCAGGACGAGCTGTCCGGGCTTGATGCGCCCGTCCGAATGGGCCTGCGCCAAAGCAAGCGGAATCGAGGCGGCCGAGGTGTTGCCATGCTTGTCGACGGTGACGACGACCCGGTCCTCGTTGATGCCAAGCTTGTGGGCGGTGGCGTCAATGATGCGGCGATTGGCCTGATGCGGCACGAACCAGTCGATATCGGCGCCGGTGAGCCCGGTTTCCTCGAAGGTGTGGCGCACCGTGTCGGCCAGATTGACCACCGCGTGCTTGAAGACCTCCCGGCCCTCCATGCGCAGGAAGCCCACTGTCTTGGTCGAGCCCGGCCCGCCATCGACATAGAGCTTGTTCATGTAGCGCCCGTCCGAGCGGACATGCGTCGTCAGCACGCCGCGGTCTGCGAGTGTGCCAGTGCCTTCCTCCGCCCTGAGCACCACGGCGCCTGCACCGTCGCCGAACAGGACACAGGTGGCGCGATCCTCCCAATCGAGAATGCGCGAGAAGGTCTCGGCGCCGATGACCAGCGCAGTCTTTGCCGCGCCGCTGGTCAGGAACTTGTCGGCGGTGGCAAGCGCGAAGACGAAGCCGGAGCAGACGGCCTGCAGATCGAAGGCCGCGCCTTGCGTGATGTCGAGCGCGGCCTGAATCTCGGTCGCGGTCGCGGGGAAGGTATGATCGGGCGTGGCGGTCGCGACGATGATGAGGTCGACCTCGCTCGCCGGGATCCCGGCGTCGGCGAGAGCGGCCTGAGCCGCCTTCAGGCCGAGCGTGCCGGTGGTCTCGTCATCGGCAGCGATATGGCGGGCGCGGATGCCGGTGCGCTGGACGATCCACTCATCGTTGGTGTCGACCTGCTTCGCCAGCTCGGCGTTGGTCAGGATTCGCGCCGGCAGATAGGAGCCGCAGCCGCGCAGGACGG is drawn from Bosea sp. Tri-49 and contains these coding sequences:
- a CDS encoding MurR/RpiR family transcriptional regulator; this encodes MRHVTSLIDRMRHEAPEMNRAERSVAEIILADIDGATRISTRDLSTQAQVSEPTVVRFARRMGCDGFTDFKIRLAQEYAIGRMYLAAERQQPADTGNEVAEHVYNATIQALAMAFNQHDPKAIEDAVDVLDKARRVFCFGVGGSSANVATEAENRLFRLDVAASSTADPYQQRVMAATCGPDDVLLIFSVTGKPRSLLDSAEIARSQGAGVIAVTHPPSPLAALASVLVPLQAFDEEKFFYMPNRGRYGQLFLLDCMATLLGARRMKLVSKKLWRARATLIALHGSTEGQPIGD
- a CDS encoding SH3 domain-containing protein, which encodes MIRPALLALFGLLCHGGDARASLFCLVPETADGFVALRAAPGAQGRLILRMKPGDEVQIVEGGRGGWSKVRHWPGDARLAKGYDSFTEGHVARRFLRDCG
- a CDS encoding 3-keto-5-aminohexanoate cleavage protein, whose product is MTTPCIITVAITGSLPSKRDNPAVPITIAEQVESTQEAFEAGASLAHCHVRSDEGTPTSDPERFGRLLEGLRKHCPGMIVQFSTGGRSGAGRERGGMIPLKPDMASLSTGSCNFPTRVYENSPELVDWLAAEMKAHGVKPEIEAFDLSMIFKAVEMGIAGAIEGPLHVQFVMGVKNAMPVDRAVFEFYIATLKRLVPDATWTGAGIGRDQITLNRWSLELGGHCRTGLEDNVRLDRDRLAPSNAALVERIVALCPDYGRRPATAAEARALLKLPPAA
- a CDS encoding alpha/beta hydrolase, coding for MSTPETFIHRFEPATAPGLPPLLLLHGTGGDENDLLPLGHTVAPGAALLSPRGLTLEAGMPRFFRRLAEGIFDEDDLRRRTHELADFVEQARAEYGLPAPIALGFSNGANIAAAMLLLRPEVLSGAVLLRAMSPFVKPPVAALTAKSVLIVSGSFDPIIPEENAARLATTLGEAGAAVEHRSLPTGHGLSQADLGLVRNWFAQRPALAA
- a CDS encoding ring-cleaving dioxygenase, whose protein sequence is MQINGIHHVTAIAGPARRNLDFYSRVLGLRLVKKTVNFDDPTTWHLYFGDADGNPGTILTFFPWEHVAPGRLGVGETEATSFRIPEAAIGYWAHRFVASGVAHDAPRKRFGETMLAFRDPDGTRLALVAVPGSESEPAWDNGEVPAEVAIRGFHGVTLLLDKTETTAAILRDVFGFVEAGREDSTVRMRAVGAAHGGIVDLRAAGGFLPARMGAGSVHHIAFRAGDDAEQERMVKQLAETFGLRTTGQRDRDYFRSVYFREPGGVLFEIATDAPGFTIDEPADGLGGTLKLPAQYEKRRAEIEAVLPALA
- a CDS encoding DoxX family protein, translating into MIDTRFAPYGALSLRVALGVMFIAHAYLKLVIFTVPGFAGFLGQIGLPGFLAWPIILAETLGGLAILTGFYGRYVSLALLPILLGALSVHAPNGWLFTAPNGGWEYPAFLAIAALAHVLIGDGALALRPAAFGGASKPALA
- a CDS encoding LysR family transcriptional regulator; translation: MPNATSPIAWDDFRLIRAIAEARSLPAAAELIGLNHSTVFRRLGQIEASLGTRLFERHRSGYVPTPAGEEMAGLAERLETDIAGFTRRLAGREILPAGELRVTTNDSLLVELLTPLFAAFMKQCPDIRLDVLLGNQALNLSKRDADVAIRATDSPPENLIGRRVAQIGWALYGRATDFPEGTPSDQAELAQLRWISLGDQFSNFKVVQYRQKHIPADRTIYKLNTVLGLAEAVEAGIGIGFLPCFIADKRPGLKRLAPPQTGYAADLWLLTHPDLRHSPRVRLFLDFMAAELTKLRPLMEGGATSREDAEAPSPAEL
- a CDS encoding YciE/YciF ferroxidase family protein, producing MGLFSKDIKTMDDLFVHQLQDVYYAEKQIIKALPKMIEKATDAQLRSGLQTHLGETEGHIRRLEQVFQQHGVEAKGVDCPAIDGIIEEADEVTGEVEDKQVLDAAIIAAAQAVEHYEITRYGTLTAWAKQLGREDCAALLQQNLDEEHAADSKLTKLAESGINRQAA
- the sugE gene encoding quaternary ammonium compound efflux SMR transporter SugE; translation: MAWTYLFFAGLFEIGWAIGLKYTHGFTRLIPTVLTVGSMVVSLGLLGLALKSLPLGTAYAIWTGIGTIGTAILGIVLFGEPATALRLACVGLIVAGIVGLKLVS
- a CDS encoding MerR family transcriptional regulator — translated: MDNKSPDAFRTISEVADDLDIPQHVLRFWETRFSQIKPLKRGGGRRYYRPDDVALLKGIRRLLYGEGYTIKGLQRILKEQGPRHVQAIGRGGEIVVAPPAHSAAQAAPPRPEPMPAQASAQHHHPAAAAEPGFAAKALLSSLPRSAQPLIAADDLAFLKATLSELAECRRLLHGALATAAAEDA
- a CDS encoding integration host factor subunit alpha; this encodes MAGQTITRADLCEAVYQKIGLSRTESSKLVETVLDEICDAVARGENVKLSSFGSFVVRDKGERIGRNPKTGVEVPIEPRRVMVFKPSNVMKARINGLNGVGEEE
- a CDS encoding beta-ketoacyl-ACP synthase III, giving the protein MSRMRSVLRGCGSYLPARILTNAELAKQVDTNDEWIVQRTGIRARHIAADDETTGTLGLKAAQAALADAGIPASEVDLIIVATATPDHTFPATATEIQAALDITQGAAFDLQAVCSGFVFALATADKFLTSGAAKTALVIGAETFSRILDWEDRATCVLFGDGAGAVVLRAEEGTGTLADRGVLTTHVRSDGRYMNKLYVDGGPGSTKTVGFLRMEGREVFKHAVVNLADTVRHTFEETGLTGADIDWFVPHQANRRIIDATAHKLGINEDRVVVTVDKHGNTSAASIPLALAQAHSDGRIKPGQLVLIEAMGGGFTWGSALIRW